Genomic segment of Apium graveolens cultivar Ventura chromosome 7, ASM990537v1, whole genome shotgun sequence:
ATGTTAAACGATTGATCTGACCGGTAATAGCTGTAGTTTTGCAAGTCTACATAGTTACTGTTGGCCATTTCATTACATTGCCAATTATTTAGTTGGAAATTACTGATGAGTTGAGGTTCCATAGGTTGAGCATCATTTGAAAATAATGGAACACAATTCTGAAAATCTTTAACTTGGTGATCAGGTTGCATTAATGGTGGCATAAATTGGCTATTTGTGACTTGATCATGGGTAGAATGAAGATTGTTTTCTTGAACATTTTTTTGAAGGAAGTTTTGATTTTCGCGGTGTTGGGACGAAGGAAAAAGAGAAGCGGCTAGCCTTAAAAGCTCAGGGTTAACTAGGGTTTGGACACCTAACAACCTTGAAATGTTCATTTGAGATGATGAATTGTAAGGAGATGGAGTTAACATAGAGGaaagatcaagaagatcaagACGAGGATTGTGAGTGACCGGATCAATTCCCATTCGAAGAAGCCTTTTCCTAATATGCGTGTTCCAGTAGTTCTTGATTTCATTGTCAGTTCTTCCTGGCAAGCGAGCTGCAATTGTCGACCACCTAATTAAGTACCAAACAGATCAGGCCTCGGTTACAAATCATTATCTTTTTTGCCAAACTACAAAATTTATAGTTTGATATATATTTGAGCTTACTTGTTTCCCAAAACACTGTGTAGTTGAATaatggcttcttcttcttctaaaGAAAATCGACCCCTTTTAATATCCGGCCTCAAATAGTTAGTCCAACGAAGCCGACAGCTCTTTCCACACCTTTCAAGCCCTATATTTTCATGATCACGTTAAAGAACATACATGATGTGTTTTATATTTTCGTGTCGTGTCTTTTACAAAAAATAATATCCGTTATAATTTAAAAACGTACCAGCATTCTTGGGAAGTGTCCTCCAGTTGCCATATCCATGTTCTCGAATGTAATCAACTAATTTTTGATCTTCTTCAGTAGTCCATGGCCCTTTCTTGAGTCCATTTTTATCACAACAAGGTGATCTTCCCATACCTTAAAAATTTATGATAAACAGAGAGTGAGAGTCTTAATTGGAAGATAAAAGACAATTAAGTAGAGATCGAAGATGTAGGTCCGTATAAGAAGCCAGTACGTACAATATATATAGACGAGTGCGAGCGTTagaagaaataaagaagaaagGGAAAGTCAAAGAGATTTGGTGCCGTCCCTTTGTTTTATCAGGATCACTGTGGCTACGTGTCCCTTATCTTTGTGTCTTGAAAAGAATAATATTATTGACAACAAATTTAAAGTGTTAATTCGAGATATATACTTCAAGTATCACCTTCCGTGGCGCCAAGGGTATTAGCTTTCTGTCTAGTTATTTACTGGATACAACAGAGATTAGCTGTCGATGATGTTTTCGTGCCACGTATACCTTTTGCATGATGCATTGATGCTGATTTGCTTTCTGTCTAGTTATTTACTTTAATCCATTGTTACATCTTCATCATTCACGGGTACGTATCTCAGTTCCATTAAGCTTGTCATAATATGAATTTCCTATTTTGCTGGCATGTAATTTGGATTTTTATTGCTGGCATGTATAGCTTTGAACTGATGTTCATTATTTTTGTAAAGTTGGACTAAATGCGATTATAACATGATCACGAGTAATGAGGAACTAAATTAAAGGGCCAGCAATAATAGAGTTTTGTGTTTGCCGAATTATATGGGAGCATTTATTGTAAAATATGGCGCGTCAAGGTCTCCAATCCTCTTTCTTATCTCATACATACTCTTATAAGAGAACGCGATCTCAAGCATTTTGTTTATCGTCAAATATTGGGTATTTATATTCTTTATTAATAAGTAAAACAAtgtataatttggtgctaaaagtaCCAAAGTATCAAATTTGGTACTTACCTGATATAAGTCGACTTCTATTCTTAATAAACTTTATTTTTAACACAAAACGACTTAtattctttgtaaattttattttctttttagttATTGTTCATCCAATCGTATTTTTTTCGACAACTaggtaatattaaataaactatattgcaAAAGCTAAGTATAAGattattatcaaattatattaattactATTAAATTATCAAAAGAACAAATACTTGGTTCATAAGATAGAAatacaattcgtttcacaaaaataaaactaatttgttagatttctatatcaagtaaaacaatgcaaaaTTAGAATTATAGTGAAAAATTTCATAACCGATTCGATTctttttaaccacataactaTTTTTTACAGATACTaatttaatattgatattaatatattaattattttaattcgtgttttgcacggattatgaataattctctacagatattaattcgatatttttagtCTCGGACCCGTGCGTCGCACGGGTTATCAACTATCTATATTAATAAGAAAATCATGTTTATGCCCTAAATCTTGGTACTCactaaaaaattatacaattatttttaaaattttatgtaataaaatctcaacCGACAAAAATTAACTTTTACACTCTATAAATTTTATTTCCCTTCAATTTTAATTTGTTGCTGAACATCCAAGCGTCagtttactttaaaataattgtattagtaagttaacatgtcaGATTTATTTAAGTAAATAATTAGGTGCATGCATAACTAGAACTATACGTTAAAATTTTAGAGTTACACTTAACTTGTACTTTTTAAACTACATATTTTAACaacattttatatattatatttagatctgTATTTTGCACGAATTATGAGTTTCAGTTTTATGCAATTAATAATGTGATACTATTATTTTTCCGAGAATAAAATTAAATCTCCCTTTTAAATTCATGTATTTTAACTTGTCCCAGTTAAATTGACCAgttaaattttatatattttaactGTAATTTATAGTATTATATAATTTAGAAAAAATATAATACATTTAatctattttaaaataaaatttcaaatttttaatgtaataaataaataaattttattattaattaaaaattaatcaaTTTGACTCCTAAAAAATAAAATGGACCAGAAACGTGTCTGCTTTGATAAAATTTCAATTTATTTAAATGAACTATGCTCCCAAGTAAGAGTCCGGAGAAAAAAGAAGATAATAGGAGTTAGAGTccagagaaaaaaaaaagatagcggaacaaaaaaaattaagatCTTATTTCTTAATTGTACTCCCAAGTTCCCAAGTTTTacaagaagaaaaaagaaaaaattaaatgaATTTTTTTTAGAATAAAATTCCCCAAAATTTTATCATAATAAAAATAGGATGATTAGGAGAGCAGACCTCACATACATTTTGAGATAGATTTCCTTCAtttcatatttttcaaaaaatctTCTCAATCTTCATCAAAAATTTCGGTAACATGTCAAAGAAAATTATTTGTTTCTTTTTTCATAGATTATTTTTTCTACCCATCTCCTTTTTCATATAAAACTAGGGACCACAACATCAAGTTGATAGAGTTCTACCACTTTGCAATTTAGTCCATAATATGTAATTGTACCTTTTTTTTTGACGTTATATGTAGTTGTACTTGGAAACAGGAAACATAGCGAAATCATCACTTATACAAAATTTGAATACTGATTTGTTGTGAAGCAAATGTTACAAGTTCAAACGTAACGACTTTAGACAGTGATAATAAATGATTGACACGGACCTACATTAATGTTAACAACTTGGACCGATGCAGTGCTAAATGCTAATAGGACTGATTTGTGATAATTTTTATTGCATGATACAGTAGTTTGCATACTAACAGTACGATTTGGCTA
This window contains:
- the LOC141670626 gene encoding transcription factor MYB102-like; the protein is MGRSPCCDKNGLKKGPWTTEEDQKLVDYIREHGYGNWRTLPKNAGLERCGKSCRLRWTNYLRPDIKRGRFSLEEEEAIIQLHSVLGNKWSTIAARLPGRTDNEIKNYWNTHIRKRLLRMGIDPVTHNPRLDLLDLSSMLTPSPYNSSSQMNISRLLGVQTLVNPELLRLAASLFPSSQHRENQNFLQKNVQENNLHSTHDQVTNSQFMPPLMQPDHQVKDFQNCVPLFSNDAQPMEPQLISNFQLNNWQCNEMANSNYVDLQNYSYYRSDQSFNIDHLMSETSDFQSNGSNNMISLTNVSTPISSPRHINSTSTIGEEEREGYSLSSMMKFEFPDNLYVNSLM